ATGTTTAAGACATGCCAGCAGTTTAACCAGCCGATTTGTATCACATGGCTTATAACATCGAGTGTCATCTGTATATGCAGCGTTTTCTAATATTAATTCCAAAGTGAAGACTGTATAACGAGAACAGTCTGGGCCctagcacagaaccctgtggaactccatgaTTAACTTTTGTGTGTAAGAACcatcatttatataaataacTACAATTGAAATTTCCTGCAAACACAATTGTGTATTCTAGTCCATCCAGCCatcctcttccgcttatccttatcagggttgcAGGGATGTCTGGAGGCTACCTGGGTACCATTAggtaagaggcagggtacacgtGATCAGTGTTATGAAATGTTGCACTCATCTAGCAGCATAAGGCCAGGCAGAGATGTTGTCTGAGGGTGTGAGAAGATCATTAGGAAGCATCATTATAGTGCTGCTTCTGTGCtttaaatttattattaaaattcaTCCATAAACTATTGCTCTGAAAATAGTCACATAACTGACTTGTAATAACTCTTTTGCGACCTTCTGCAGTAAAGAGAAAGCTGGAAAATTTCCTACAAGttattaataatttatataGATGAAGGTAAAAAATATCATATTTGATATTGAACTGTTAGTTAATGGTAAGACGTCTTTGAACAGAGTGTCTGTCtcgtaaacatgtttttaatggtcCATGATCTTGGGGACCTGGTGCATACACTGTACCATGATACACCCAACACAGCCagaaaaactctgtttttccaACATTTAAATTATCTAAAAACCACCATGAATATGTTTGGACACAGGAAGGGAGTTAGGATCTTCACGCCACTACGTGACATGTGCCATCAGCCATAATAAACTTTTAATAACACTGCATTAGTCTCCATAATGTTCATTCAAGGATTCTGCAAGCAAGATGTCATATTCCATttcttatttattattcatataTCATAAATGAAGAAGCATTAAGTTAAAACTCAGGGTTAAATAATATTGAAATATACATACGTTGTGTTTTGACTTCTGGTTAATGTCTACACATAAAATCATTAAGTAGAAATTTGAGTATCATGCAAGGCAGTAGAATGTCAGGAAGTGGTGTGAAATAGTGTAACAGCATTATAAGCTTTGCaccaattaaaaaagaaaaaaaagaaaaaatattaccaatccacttttttttaaattggatgCAAAGTTAAGTGTTTAAATATCAactttaaaacagcaaaaataaaacattgtggACAAtgtttcatttgcattttgctCTGATAAGAAGGGCACTGCGTGTAGCATGTAGGGGAATAGGTCTGTATGTGCGTACAAGCATGTAAGACAAGAAGTTAATTAAAAATGTGTGCGATTCAGCAGCTGACAGATCTGCAAATATAAAGCTCAGACCGACAGGTTAGCAATGACAGCACGGGTGAACTCGTCGCTTGTTGCATAGCCCCCCAGATCTGCAGTGCGCACCTGTTGCAAACATAAGGACAACACGTTATTATATGcacagctgcagaaacacatgtCCACATTCTGTATCACGGTCAGCATGTTAGAGAGCCTTTGAAAGCAGTACTCACAGAATGAACACAGTGTGAATGAtgatatgaaaagaaaaaaaaaaacatcagttgaactttcctctctttctctagCCCCACATTATTTCTAGTACCAGTCCAGGTTTGGATTTAAAACACATCAAATGACCATATTCAGCATTTCAGTGTATTTTAATGATGCAGGAAAGATTAcgttgttgttgttcagtatGAGTGAAACTCTTGGTTTgttgaaatatttaaatttaaatgctGGCTAAAGGCACATGATATTGCGTTTACTGGGGAACttgggtcaaaggtcaacacacaaacactgttaagaagaagtatttttttttatttatttttggtgagCAAGCTTCCATTTCAAATTGATGCAAAATGGTACCAAAAGCGAGATGGACTGGATGATTGAACCTTAGTGTAGCAGTTATAACTGTGCCGACTTTatggtggggaaaaaaaagaaaaaaaagaaagaagactaAACCAGGAAACTCCATACAGCAATCAGCCAAAACATCAAAAccaattaaaatgtaaataacattGATCAGTGTGCTGTGAGGGCATTTGTCGGGAGGTTTTCTTTGTTGCTTCCCACCAACATTTTTACAGAAGAGACACACCCTTCCAAGGTGACAACACTccctgacagcagcagcttctccctGACTACACTGCATCacaccaaaacaaatcaaaggaACCTTTGTGAGCATCCAAGTCAGACACCACAGGACAGGTCCCATGTCCACAGCCTGATGGTCAGCGCTTGGAGCAGCACCACAGTAAGGATCCAAataatattaatgtttttaatgttatagCTGATCTCTGTAAAATCATGTAACAAATTCCTCTGCTATGTCCTTAAATAACTCTTTTTAACAAACTACATGCTACAACTATGGTGACTTTGATTGTGAATGGCTAATGCAAGCTAATGCTGCCATTAAAATTTTTTTGGTGCACAAAGATATTGATCTTTCATATCAGTTTCCCCAACAGCTGccaattatgtttttaattacaCCAGGTTACAGTGAACAGGAGATCCCAGCACCAATAGTTGAATTTATAGTGCTGCAATAATGaaattacagttttatttaaatgtgcagTAATTTGTAGCAGCGTTATACTGTTACTGCGTTATAGTTACAGTTTTTAGACCAATTCAGAGTAAAGGTGATACGAACTTTTTAAAAGACTCTGGTGGCTTTACAGCAAATTTCCAATGAAATGCGAGACTGATGGGACAGGAAGaaacatttaataataaaagttgataaaataaaataaaaaaaaaacaatgtgcgAAGAAATCGTCTTTATGAACTCATCAGCTCTAAactccaaaaacaaaaagatgcaaagGAATGGACAAAAGACTGTGAGGGCAGAGGAGACTGCATGAATACAGGAAACAGGAGGTCTAGCTGTGTGATGCAAAACCTCATGAGGTATACTTTTTAATCCAAAATCAACAGATGTCAAAGCTTAACGGAAGTGGATCTACAAGCAAGCCAGCAGAACCAATGTCATTATGATGCAACTTATGTCAGAAATGTGTAGCACAGCTCTCAGTGAGCTGGCATttggggtgggtgggtgggtggggagggTGTCTTAACATGCATCCAGACCATGTTAAGAACAACGTCCAGATTTAGGGAAAAAGGAGTCAGTCAGCGAGGACTATGATGAAATATCTTAGCAAATGGGTCGGTGACGCAGGTTTTCCACAACAGCATGCACAAAATCGGTAGTGGTACAGTATCCGCCAAGGTCTCGTGTCCGTACCTGGaatgtgcacaaacacacaaatgtatacacacacaaacagatggcAATGGGGTACAAGGAGGTGGAGGAAATTAAAGGAGATGGGAGAAAATGAGCATTCAGacaatgtaataataaaaataataataatttaatgatAAAATACCCTGTAAGCTGGTGTTTATTATCATCATCTAGGGGACAAAGGCTGACCAACTtcatgtgtatgtttgtgtcaGTGCATGTTAGTGTCAGTACGGAGCAGACGCAGCTTTTTAGTCCAAAATAGTTTAAAAAGGAATTTACAACATAATTTTGTTAACAAATCCATACAATCCTGAACATGTAAAAGAGGGACAAAATTAAGCAAGGAAGGCACTGAAAAAGAGGAGCTAAGAGTGACTTAAATGCAGGAATTCAAAGGCTCTTTAACATACTATGGTATACTATACAAGCAGTTAGGATGAGGTATTTGTAGGCCAagaactactgagatttgagaTGATGTTGTTGGCCTTAGACTGCATGGCAGAGCTCTAAGGCAAGCTGATCTAAGGCAAGGCACACCGTAATCAATGATTTACATTAAGTTTCTATCACCATTTTCTTTAGAGCTTCTCTTTGACACTTTGTGTACACAAAGACAGCAGTTACTGACCCACAATACCAAGATCATAGATTTAGAATATACAAGTCTGACTGACTTTATATGCCCACATATTGCAGAGCTATCAGCTGTTATTTTACTCTGCTAGAGGTGCTGAAGAAGTGGAAGTAAAAACATACAGCGAAAGCAGCTCTTTTGGTGTTAATAATGTTAATGCTTCTGGATTTATATACCATAGTGGTGGTCTTCTCATTCAAAGCCTGCATGCAGCAGTAGGCACAGACTGGGCAGAGCTAACACTTACCTTGCCCTGTTTTATGACCCTCTTGACAGCATCTGACACCATTTGAGAATGGTATTCCAGACTGCAACACAATATAATCACAGTGAACAGGTGACAAGACACATGTCCGCATTCAGACAAACAGAGCTGCCTGAGGTTGTTTAAGATCTTGATGATTATATTGGGTTAGGACAGACAATTTGAGGCTATTGTGTAAAATTTGGTATACTCATTATGATAAAACTGTAGAAGGTGACTCACTTGAGGTGCCTGAGCATGTTAGCAGCACTGAGCAGCATGGCTGTGGGGTTTGCAATGTTCCTTCCAACAGCTTGTGCAAATGGGTGGCGTGCaccctgaaaaagaaaaaaatgatacgAGAAATGAAAAACTGCAGTATAAGGATCTGGGCAGAGAAACCAACAGTCCATTAATAGTGATAAATATCAATTCATAACACTATTTTCTACAGAAGCCCAGTTtactgttttctcttttatgcTCATCTGCATAAGAACTctacacataataataaaaaaaaggaaaagtataGACTTTTAAGTAAATCAGgacaaggaaaaaaacaaaacaaaaagacaaacaagtGAGAGGTTTTGGAAACTCACAGTCTCAAAAACAGCATATTCTGCACTGTAGCTTTCCCCAGGAACAACTCCTGCTCCTCCAACCAACCCTGCTGCTAGGTTGTCAATAATGTTACCGTATAGGTTGGGCATCACCAGCACGTCAAACTGGTAAGGGTTTTGCACCAGCTGCAGAAGAATAATACAATGACAAGTTTAAACCTGAATCAGCTGTGCTTAGCCGAGCATACTATGGTCATTTACTGCAGTGAAATCAAAGTGCAGGTCTTCAtttattccattttttttttaatggagcaCTTCTAGCAAACGCTAAGTTATAAATATACAATTAGGAATAAAAGACAGCATTCACTTATTTAATCTGAAGAGTAATGGataataagaacaataataataaggcAAAGGGAAGGAACTGCAAGTCTGTTTATACCTGCATACAACAGTTATCAATGATGATGTTCTCATATTTGATTTTGGGGTACAGCTGTGCCacctctgcacagctctgcAGAAACAGGCCATCACCGAGTTTCCTGAAATAAGATACGAGGACATGAGGACACGAGTTACTGTAATGCTAGTTAGCCTTAATGGAGATACatggtttcaaaataagacaataacaaagacAAAGccttctttaaaagaaaaaaaaattactcacATGATGTTagctttgtgaacagcagtGACCTTGTTTCGCCCTTTCTTGGTAGCATAGTCAAAGGCAAACTTGGCGATGCGGCGTGACTTCTCTCTGGTGATGATCTTCAGACATTCAATCACAcctgttacactctggaaaacACAAGAGGATAACAACATATGGTTAAATATATTTTGCCGAAGAGTCATGCAAGAAAATGAACACATACATTATGTTCTATAAACAACAATCTCCCACATAACTTGACTGTAGACAGTCTTTGAGGTCTAAGTGTAAATAATCATGCTGTAAACTAGGTTTCATATTAAAACGAATAAATAGGAGAGTTAAAGAACCACAACATAAGTAAAGGACAAATCAAAATCTGGcttaattaatatttctgtgacTTAACTATATTCTGATGCCCAGTTTAATGCTTCTTTCAAAACCCTTAAACAAACCTTCCAGTATATGTGCAGGTGGGTGTAAAACTGCTGTTTACGCTCTGATTGCAGTGAGTAAGAGTACTGTTTACCTCATGCTCTAGGGAGCTGTACTCCCCCTCAGTCTGTTCACGGATGATGACTAGGTCCAGGTTGTTGTGACGAGTGCTGTAGCCTGGCAGGCTGTTTACATGAACTACATTAGCAAACAGGTCCAGCTTGCGCCTGGGGAGTGGACGGATGTAGAGTTATTTTTAAACGTGACATATGCAAATAATAACGCACAATTTTTTATTTGGTCATTTACCTTAATCTCATCTCATATGAAGCCAGCTCGCCTTTGAATTCCATGGGTGTGTGAATCTTTCCTAAATAAGATAACATGCCCCAACATGTTAAAGCACAAATACACTGCAGTTCAGACTACTTGAGTGCAGCCATTTAAAACAGCTTCTTGTTACTGGATTAAATTTTTCTATGAGAGAAAAATCAAAGCATTAAAGGAAGTAAGACCACCTTTAATGgcaactttgttgctcttcATAGAGGTCAACACTTGTTCCAGTTTTTCCTTGCTGGCCATGTTCTGCACTTCACTCATGTGGAATTCCTCAAATTCTACTGGGACATCACCTGCCTTCAGAAAAATGGGGAAGACAAAAATCATTCTTAAAAGATCAGAAATCAACATAAAGAATGACAATCTTACTCAGTTTTAATCCACTATTTTACTTTAACATTAAGCAccatatttaaaatgatttcttaGAAAAAGTAAAGCGAGGAGATTATTTGCAAAACACAACTAGATGGAAAAGGAGCTTCTTAACATTTAATATAAGAAATCATCAGTAAACCTGATATACTGAATACAACATGTTTGGTATAAGGATAAAAAGCAGTTATGAGTCCATCGTCAATCTTATGTACCTTAAAAACTTCCTTTACAGCAGTCATTAGTTCAGGTCCTACTCCATCCCCTGGCACCATTGTGACTTTAAAAGTAGCATCAGCACGGGCGGGTGGTGTTTCTGGACTACAGAGACCAGCAGATACACTCAGTGGACGAGAGGCCAACTGTGGACACCTGGAACCGACCAGGCTCTGAAGGAGGGAAACAAAGGTACACTTACTAGGTACAGTATTACAAAGAACACTGCAGTATACTATAAACCCATATATCTACTCTCTAATACTATTACTTATCAACACATTAAAGACCCTAATATCGATAGCTCAACTGATACAGGATCCATATTTCAATatatttgcagattttttttccctttcagacACAACAGATTCATGTTAATTAAATctatttatgtttgtttatatACTCATTTAAGCTCAACTCTGCCCAAGTTAGTTTGGATCAACTGGTTGTTCCAACTGGGAAGCTGCAGAGTGCCTTCTTGTGGACAACATATGCAATGTCAACAATCATAACATTATTGAATGGTGTTTCTCCAGCCTATTTacagttttaattgttttaatcAGCTGTTATGCATGATGATACCAACAGATTGGTAGATAATATGAGTCCACTGAGTATATCAATGATTCTCAACTATTATGGGCTTGTagatgtaataataataataataataatactaataataataataatactaataataatatctgctaataataataataataataatatttgatgataataatatctgatgataataataataataataataataataatacattttacacggcagaataataaaaacaacaaaagcaggcagtttacacaatcataaaagcataagggataaaacaaatttaaaatagcagagtggagaggttaagtgggataagctattttgaacaagtgagttttgagttgggacttaaagagagagaaggaagtgatatttcttaaatcaggagGTAGGGAATTCCAGAGTCGAGGAACAGAGCAGCTAAATGCCCTGCTCCCCATGGTGGCAAGACGGGGAgaggggacagagagagaaagagaagaagatctgagacaCCGAGATGGGATGGTGATCTGAACCAGGTCATAGAGATATGGAGGGGAGAGATGATGAATAGCCTTAAATGTGTACaagagtattttgaaattgatgcGATATTTGACtgggagccaatgaagctgctgcaggacagGTGTGATGTGATCGATAGAAGGCGTCCTGGTGATGATATGGGCAGATATACTACATACATACAATATGCACATATACCAAACAGTGCACTTACATTATACATTTTGTGGTAACTTTTTAGGACCTAAGAGAAGTTGAAAGAGCAGCTAGCCTACTTGAAACATGACAAGGTCATTGATCCTTGGTCAGAGGTCTGTTAGTGTCCAATTGGTCAAAGAGAACTTTTTTTGATAACAAGCAACACCAGAATCACTTTTCCACATCTGTTACATTCAGCATTTGCTTGTTACAGCTTCTGACTTTTTTCCACAGTGTGTATATACAAAGATCTGTTCAAGATTTTGAGGGTAGAAACATAAAGACATTTAGAAAttattggaataaaaaaatggGGGAATGCGCCTGTGTTCAGACATTTGTTAGAAAAAACACCAAGTGAGAACAATTTTGTGTAGCAGGAATGTCTTTTCCTATTTCACTCATTTCATCATGTCATGACCAGTGAGCTCAACTTTATGAGAAGCATGTTTTAGTCAGAAAGAGAGAATGATGGTACAACACTGTAGGTACCTACAGTATATAATATTATAAATTACATTTCATCTAATATTATAGTAATTTCATGCATATTGCTATTCAGGATGATGCCTAGATGCATTTTATGAGGGAAGACATCAGTAGGAGTTTTtgtgtaaatacacacagacaaataaatgagagaaaaaaaaaatctgcgtaaataaagaaacaacaaatGCAGATGTTTCCATACAGGTGCACTACATAACACAACTCCAATCAGGGTTGGAGGCATATATGAACATTTTAAGCAGGCCCAGGTGATTCTGTATTAATAAAAAATGGCAATAAGAAAAGGTCTTTGTGACTTTGAAAGATGAAGACTTTGTAGATCATTGTTTGAGCACAGATGCCAGGAGCATCGGTCTCAAACAAGACCAGTTATGCCATCCTTATTTTCTGCCATCCATATACTGTTAATAGGAATTTATGCTTCAATCAGCAATTGATTAAAGTGAGGACCGACAAGGGAAAAAAGTCCCAACATTTTAAGTTGTTTCTACCAGTTGCCACTGCATATAAATTACCAGGAGATGTCCACAAGGTAATTAACATATCATACAGCACACACAAGCATAAATGTCGTCAATGACACTGGCCACTTGTGTAAGTAAGTTACGTTGTGGACTCTACAAAGATTCACGACAGCAGTATAAATCAGGCCTTACAATAGTGGAgataagcagcagcagcaacagcaactTTCGTGCAACAATGGGTAGCTCTACCAATTTTAACgtcagatgcccttcctgacacaatcTTTGGCTTGTTGGGTGAATTGTGTTAACTAGTACACTACAACATCAGAAGATGTTACTGTCTGCTGACCACCAAGACAAAAAGAATGAGGAGGAGCTTTCTTCTTGGAGCCATAGGTGATCCACAGATTACATCTGTCCAAATAATCAAGTCagtatacatataaataatccCTGTGACACAAGCTTCGCACTGCgctaaagacatttttttctacTGGCTCTGTACTGGCTAGTACTAATGTTTCAATGGGAAGAGTTACATCTGCATTTGGATCTATGGGAAATTTATTAGTTAATGGTATGAAAAATTGTGGTTGAGAATAATGGTCAGTCAACTGCTGAAAACCCTACGGGAGGTGTTGGGTCGACGGGTAAAACAGCACTCTGTGCGAccacaatgaggaaaaaaagtggttttCCATCCAGAAAGAGTTCCTGAAACTTTAGGAATCAGTAGCAATGCATGGTAAAGCTGTCCTGGTGGTATGTGTTGCCCCAGAATCTATTACTAAGAGACTTTATGTTGTCGTCctcttcatttattttgtcaCCGGTTTGTATATTTCAAGGTGATCCTGAATGATTATCACCCTCACCCGCATCTTACCTGTAGGCAACAAGTTAAAAGGCCAACTCAGCAATCTTACAGGTTAAAGTAAGACACTGAATATATTTGCACTGACCCCTAGAAATCTGACTGAAAACTAAACCTTGTCTGAGTTGCTCGCTTCAAGTCTCTCGGCTTGTGATTAGCCCCACGAGTAGCAGTAGCTAACTGTTCACTAAGGACAGGGAGGTTACTGACACAGGCTGGGAGGCTAAGCTAATTTAGCTGACCTTCTCAACTAACGAGGATGTCTTATTAAGGCACGTATctactgacacacaaaacaaaccgagaactattttcagcaaaataaTTCCAGATAAGGAAAAACACTTCAGAATCGTTCTATCAGTAATGCAGACGTCCATGAAGCTCATGGTGATTAGCATTCACgtaagaaacacatgacaacacAGTGCGTAAACGTCTCTTTGCTGCGTTTATATGAAATATGACTAAAGcagacatttttttctatttacacAAAAAGCTCGTCAACATAATTTGTGCTCTCACCTTGAACAACGTTACTAAACTTCCCCTCAAGATGACCGCCATCGTCACAGGCACGAAGCAACTGGGCTACTTCTTCTGTGGTGCAGCGGTAATAATGGGACAATGGTGCCCCCTGCAGGGGAGACCGTAAAACTACCGCCTTTTCCACGGGGAGACCAAGTTCCATAGACCAGATGGTACTCAAACCTGGTTCTCACCTTACATGTCACAGTGCTATCACATTGCCagtctgaaataaataaataaataaataaataaaataaacagaaaacagaaaaaaacaacaaccgagatttagaaaaaaacatttcaaacatgaGAATTTGAACTTGAAGGACCCCCTCAATTGAGGTGATCCTGACAGAGCTGTCGTTGAGTTGAGTTGGAGCTTGGGGCCCTCAACATGACCCTCTcattattaaaaagaaacatcGCCAGAATGCAATAAAGGATGTGTATGTTGATTAAAATGTCCTGGGAGAGGACACATCGTATGCTCAGACCAAAATTACACAGATGAGTTCATTTTCCCATGCCCCGTACGAAGCTTTCTCAATGTTGCTCTGTGACTACCTTGTTTTGAAATTCTGTATTGTTGTAACATTATATCTGCTGCTGCAGAGGTCCACACTCTCAAATGGACCCATCATAAATAGGTCAGGGGATTCCCAGTCCTATTCCAAGCAAGTGAGTGCCTACACTCATGCAAATAATAAGCACAGGCTTATAACATCACCACTATGGAATTGCAGATAAGAGACAGGTTACAAGTGACTGTAGATAGATTTTCCTCATTTACCTTTCCGGGCAATTCATTTGGTTATTTATGCTATCATAAATCCACTGCGCCCAAAGGAGTGCGTCCCAGACAGCGAGCTTTACTGCCCTGAGTCAGGCCTCTCAGGCAATCAAATGATTACGCAAAACTCACCTCcttattttagttttaactCTATTTCTAGAATCCATCACAAGTTGCCtggattatatatatatatttttattttttactaacACGGTAACATTCTTTGAGGAATTAGAAATGTTGTTTCTGTATGTTTATCTTTTAAAAGTTGAAAAAGGCTCTGTGTCCTGGCTGTAGCACATAATATGCCTCAAAATGAGGCAAACCTGGCCATTTTGATTAGTGAAGCTTTGGAATGGCTTTAGTTTGGCCCTGGAGCCTGAGAGACCATATTTAGGTAAAATTTATCCCCAAAGCTCGAGCGCACGGTTACTGGCTGACAGCCTCAGCGTGGTATCTGAGTTTACTATATATGGGCAAAGCCAGGCAGAGCGAGAGCTGCACCCGCTTCCGTGTTTGTGTATCAGGGAGGGTAGTGCAAAGCCACGGGCGCTTTTCTGTCTTCACTGTTTCATTCATCTGGAAGAGAAAGGCCAAGCCAGAGGCAGCGGAGAAAAAATGCCGTATGAACTGAGTAAGTCTGTCTCATTTCTGTGTCAGTAGCAGGGcgggaaaaaaaaggaacaaggcTCTTACTTCGCGTGACACTAGTCGGCAGATCTGCTAGTCATCCAGGTAGCAGCTAGCTAGCCTCGCCCATAGCTGCGTAATTTTGACACTTCATCCCACACaagaaagaccaaaaaaaaaaagctccgcACATGCAACGATTCTGGCAGGTGTAGTGCGCACCTGTGTTTGGAGAGCACGGCGTGTTGTGCAGATGTTTTGGCACTCAGTGCAGCCGCTTCATGCCACAGGCAGTGGCTTTTTAGTTAGTTAGCTAGGTTGCTAGCCTCAGTCAGGAAATAGTTGTGCTCCCATTGCTTTGTTATGACATGTCCACACAGAGGCTGTCTGCCAGTGAAGCACCGAGGAAGTACTGAAGTACACATTTGTCGCTGCTCGAATGTCCTAACATATTTAACGCTACATTTTTTCATTGAATTAGTGGGAAATATAAATGGCAAAAACATggcagtgatttatttatttatttttggtcttTCAAGGCACATTCAAGTTACAACCGTGTAGTTACTGCATAAGGCAGGATTAACTCGTGATGTATTCAAAAAACATTATGAGCAGGCAAAAGTGTACTAGTACTAGTGCGTTTTGACCTGACCATTTTTGACCTGAGAGTTTGTATCTCGTTTACTTTATTACAATGTTATGTAAAAATTATGTAAAGCAAAGTGTTGGTAAATTTATAATATAAAactataataaaacattttaaatactaATATTTGAAAGTGctgtataattaaaattgtgcaattatttaaaaatcggTACACTTATTATAAAACAAGACTCATCAACATAAACCTTACTGAATGGATGCGCTGTACTTAAAAATGTGTAACTAAACAAAAGCAAATGCTTTAATTACAAGCAGTtacttgtaatttttttttctttagtaatTTACAAAGTAGAAAAATCACCCATATAACGATCAGCAACAAATCCAGTCTTGTCTTTTAACAGTCTTCTAGCATAGTTGGTGTCAAAAAAGATGGCCCAAATTTTGAGGAAGTGCACAGAAGAACATAATCtagttatgttttatttttgttactccTTAAAGGTTGAAGTGTGAAACGCTTTGCGTTCAGGGGATTTAATAAGGAAGGTGAAACTGCTTGGTAGACCAATAGGAATAGACTTGGCTGTGTGGTCAAAGTGTCTGTGATAATCAGTAAGGTACCTGAAACCAGCTCCACTTTAAGTCCTATGGATGACTAATGAACGACTAGTTGATACAGAACACTTCTGTTAGTAATAAAATCTGCTATCTGAAATGGCAGATTTTATTCCCAGCAGATAAAGGATGTGCAGTGCAAcactttttgtatttgtttaacaCTGTCTGCAGTGCATTAATTGATCTGTTTTCCacatctttgattttattttcacttttttcagaACGTGTGTTTGCCAGTCTCCCACAGATGGAGAGGGGAGTTGCAAAAGTGATCGGCGGTGATCCCAAAGGCAACAACTTCCTCTACACCAATGGGAAATGTGTCATCATCAGGAACATTgaagtaatttttaaaaaaaaaagaaaaaaaaagt
This genomic interval from Oreochromis niloticus isolate F11D_XX linkage group LG5, O_niloticus_UMD_NMBU, whole genome shotgun sequence contains the following:
- the idh3b gene encoding isocitrate dehydrogenase [NAD] subunit beta, mitochondrial isoform X2; translation: MAVILRGSLVTLFKSLVGSRCPQLASRPLSVSAGLCSPETPPARADATFKVTMVPGDGVGPELMTAVKEVFKAGDVPVEFEEFHMSEVQNMASKEKLEQVLTSMKSNKVAIKGKIHTPMEFKGELASYEMRLRRKLDLFANVVHVNSLPGYSTRHNNLDLVIIREQTEGEYSSLEHESVTGVIECLKIITREKSRRIAKFAFDYATKKGRNKVTAVHKANIMKLGDGLFLQSCAEVAQLYPKIKYENIIIDNCCMQLVQNPYQFDVLVMPNLYGNIIDNLAAGLVGGAGVVPGESYSAEYAVFETGARHPFAQAVGRNIANPTAMLLSAANMLRHLNLEYHSQMVSDAVKRVIKQGKVRTADLGGYATSDEFTRAVIANLSV
- the idh3b gene encoding isocitrate dehydrogenase [NAD] subunit beta, mitochondrial isoform X1, coding for MAVILRGSLVTLFKSLVGSRCPQLASRPLSVSAGLCSPETPPARADATFKVTMVPGDGVGPELMTAVKEVFKAGDVPVEFEEFHMSEVQNMASKEKLEQVLTSMKSNKVAIKGKIHTPMEFKGELASYEMRLRRKLDLFANVVHVNSLPGYSTRHNNLDLVIIREQTEGEYSSLEHESVTGVIECLKIITREKSRRIAKFAFDYATKKGRNKVTAVHKANIMKLGDGLFLQSCAEVAQLYPKIKYENIIIDNCCMQLVQNPYQFDVLVMPNLYGNIIDNLAAGLVGGAGVVPGESYSAEYAVFETGARHPFAQAVGRNIANPTAMLLSAANMLRHLNLEYHSQMVSDAVKRVIKQGKVRTRDLGGYCTTTDFVHAVVENLRHRPIC